A genomic segment from Variovorax paradoxus B4 encodes:
- the ssb gene encoding single-stranded DNA-binding protein yields the protein MASVNKVIVVGNLGRDPEMRTFPSGDQVANVTVATTDRWKDKQSGEMREATEWHRIVFNGRLAEIAGQYLRKGSQVYVEGSLRTRKWTDKDGIEKYTTEIRADQMQMLGSRQGQGGPSGGPEDDGGYAQGGGGGGYSQGSGGGGGYAPRAPAAAAPRAPAPAPRQAPAKSSSGFDDMDDDIPF from the coding sequence ATGGCATCGGTCAACAAAGTCATCGTCGTCGGCAATCTGGGGCGCGACCCCGAAATGCGTACCTTCCCGAGCGGCGACCAGGTCGCGAACGTCACCGTGGCCACCACCGATCGCTGGAAAGACAAGCAAAGCGGCGAAATGCGCGAAGCCACCGAGTGGCACCGCATCGTCTTCAACGGCCGCCTGGCCGAAATCGCCGGCCAGTACCTGCGCAAGGGCTCGCAGGTCTATGTCGAAGGCAGCCTGCGCACGCGCAAGTGGACCGACAAGGACGGCATCGAAAAATACACCACCGAGATCCGCGCCGACCAGATGCAGATGCTGGGCAGCCGCCAGGGCCAGGGCGGCCCGTCGGGCGGCCCCGAGGACGACGGCGGCTACGCGCAGGGCGGCGGTGGCGGCGGCTACTCGCAAGGCAGCGGTGGTGGCGGTGGCTACGCGCCCCGCGCACCGGCCGCGGCAGCACCGCGTGCTCCGGCGCCGGCACCGCGCCAGGCTCCGGCCAAGTCGTCGTCGGGCTTCGACGACATGGACGACGACATTCCGTTCTGA
- a CDS encoding GntR family transcriptional regulator: protein MNSPNDISTVLDRNSESPLWAQFRDAIRLQILQGVLPIGAKLPSEAELGDQFGISRIVVREALADLVRNNLIYKIKGRGAFVSARERDEDFVSTVLGFSDEMERKGRSVRTQILAQELRAPTEHEAASLGLADDTQVVALKRLRSVDGELRLLVETAVPADLAPGLHRARLEDRSLYDVLRRQYGLRLVRAERWIDAVLPDAETCRLLDLPQPEPLLRIESIAYGANGRPLEHYRALHRCKTSRLHVQTTT from the coding sequence GTGAACAGTCCCAACGACATCTCGACCGTGCTCGACCGCAATTCCGAATCGCCGCTGTGGGCGCAGTTCCGCGACGCCATCCGGCTGCAGATACTGCAGGGCGTGCTGCCCATCGGCGCCAAGCTGCCTTCGGAGGCGGAGCTCGGCGACCAGTTCGGCATCTCGCGCATCGTGGTGCGCGAGGCATTGGCCGACCTGGTGCGCAACAACCTCATCTACAAGATCAAGGGCCGCGGCGCTTTTGTATCGGCGCGCGAACGCGACGAGGATTTCGTCTCCACCGTGCTCGGCTTCTCCGACGAGATGGAGCGCAAGGGCCGCTCGGTGCGCACGCAGATCCTCGCGCAGGAACTGCGCGCACCCACCGAGCACGAAGCCGCATCGCTGGGCCTGGCCGACGACACGCAGGTGGTGGCCCTCAAGCGCCTGCGCAGCGTGGATGGCGAGCTGCGCCTGCTCGTCGAAACGGCGGTGCCGGCGGACCTGGCGCCCGGCCTGCACCGTGCGCGGCTGGAGGACCGGTCGCTCTACGACGTGCTGCGCCGGCAGTACGGGCTGCGCCTGGTGCGCGCCGAGCGCTGGATCGACGCGGTGCTGCCCGATGCCGAAACCTGCAGGCTGCTCGATCTGCCGCAGCCCGAGCCGCTGCTGCGCATCGAGTCGATTGCCTACGGCGCCAACGGCCGGCCGCTGGAGCACTACCGCGCGCTGCACCGCTGCAAGACGAGCCGCCTGCACGTGCAGACGACGACCTGA
- a CDS encoding DMT family transporter, producing the protein MPSFTPRQFVLLVLLTLAWGFNWPVMKLGVADYPPLAFRAISIWLGVPVLGLALVWMKVPFRVPRRAWPELVWLGATNMFIWHACIILAVKALSGGRAAILGYTMPVFSAVIGALLFSAVLTRRSWVGVGACAIGVGLLLWHELTDLAGRPGYVALALVAAATWALGTQLLRRSRIGLPTLTLSFWMTAMTAVVISVLSLTFERDQLRWPGPVTWGSIGYNAVLIFGFAHAAWFYLARGLPPVASTLSVMFIPVLGVFSGAVWLGEVVHWQDWVAVALMMVAIASVLWPSRSAAKA; encoded by the coding sequence ATGCCTTCCTTCACGCCACGCCAGTTCGTCCTGCTCGTTCTCCTGACCCTTGCATGGGGGTTCAACTGGCCCGTGATGAAGCTCGGCGTGGCGGACTATCCGCCACTCGCCTTCCGCGCCATTTCGATCTGGCTCGGCGTGCCGGTGCTGGGGCTCGCGCTGGTGTGGATGAAGGTGCCGTTCCGCGTGCCGCGCCGCGCATGGCCCGAGCTGGTCTGGCTGGGCGCCACCAACATGTTCATCTGGCACGCCTGCATCATCCTCGCGGTGAAAGCCCTCTCGGGCGGGCGCGCCGCGATCCTGGGCTACACGATGCCGGTGTTCTCCGCGGTGATCGGCGCGCTGCTGTTCTCGGCCGTGCTCACGCGGCGCTCATGGGTGGGCGTGGGCGCGTGCGCGATCGGCGTGGGGCTCCTGCTGTGGCACGAGCTCACCGACCTCGCGGGGCGGCCCGGCTACGTGGCGCTCGCATTGGTGGCGGCCGCGACATGGGCGCTGGGCACGCAGCTGCTGCGCCGCTCGCGCATCGGGCTGCCGACGCTCACGCTGTCGTTCTGGATGACGGCGATGACCGCGGTGGTGATCAGCGTGCTTTCGCTGACCTTCGAACGCGATCAACTGCGGTGGCCCGGCCCGGTGACCTGGGGCTCGATCGGCTACAACGCCGTGCTGATCTTCGGCTTCGCACATGCGGCATGGTTCTACCTCGCGCGCGGCCTGCCGCCGGTGGCCTCGACCTTGAGCGTGATGTTCATTCCGGTGCTGGGCGTGTTCAGCGGCGCGGTGTGGCTCGGCGAAGTGGTGCACTGGCAGGACTGGGTGGCCGTGGCGCTGATGATGGTGGCGATTGCCTCGGTGCTCTGGCCCTCGCGCAGCGCCGCCAAGGCCTGA
- a CDS encoding glycerol-3-phosphate dehydrogenase/oxidase — protein MSAWQLPFVRPASLAGRHFSTVIVGAGINGVGVFRDLSLQRVDCLIVDKGDFGAGASSAPSRMIHGGLRYLENGSFSLVAEATRERNLLLRNAPHLVRPLKTVVPLASFFGGLMSSALKFFGRTPPQRTRGLLAVALGLRLYDLLGRRQRVMPGHRISRVPLADRGLFRAAIRWTATFFDAWISHPEWLILELIADACRDQPRSAAANYCRVMGCAGNILTLRDEITGALVRVTADSVVNATGAWLDRSAAVLGGAGPRVMGTKGSHLVLDHPALRDALDGRMAYFEAVDGRVCIVYPFLDRVLVGSTDIPVEDPDQIVTEPAEVDYLIDVLREVFPNMAFGRGDVVYTYVGVRPLARSEADKPGQISRDHSVVVDPPNATRDIAIVGLVGGKWTTFRSLAEEATDEVLQLLGRSRTASTALLPIGGGAELPADAPAADRFVEKMMAASGMDRTRALTLLGRYGSKALPLAQRLAASGDVPLQHAPDYSAAELSYLCLETGVVHLDDLVIRRTLLAIRGLVTDAALAEIAGVAAEALGWDAIHAHNELCACATALRERHNVRLHPVAAGEAPSFDASLMASSVLGQA, from the coding sequence ATGAGCGCCTGGCAACTTCCCTTCGTGCGCCCGGCTTCGCTCGCGGGGCGCCATTTCTCCACCGTGATCGTCGGCGCCGGCATCAACGGCGTGGGCGTGTTCCGCGATCTGTCGCTGCAGCGCGTCGACTGCCTGATCGTCGACAAGGGCGACTTCGGCGCCGGCGCCAGCAGCGCGCCCTCGCGCATGATCCACGGCGGCCTGCGCTACCTGGAGAACGGCAGCTTCTCGCTGGTGGCCGAAGCCACGCGCGAGCGCAACCTGCTGCTGCGCAATGCGCCGCACCTGGTGCGGCCGCTCAAGACGGTGGTGCCGCTCGCCAGCTTCTTCGGCGGGCTGATGAGCAGCGCACTCAAGTTCTTCGGCCGGACGCCGCCGCAGCGCACGCGCGGCCTGCTGGCCGTGGCGCTGGGCCTGCGGCTCTACGACCTGCTGGGACGCCGCCAGCGCGTGATGCCGGGGCACCGCATCAGCCGCGTGCCATTGGCCGACCGCGGCCTGTTCCGCGCGGCCATCCGCTGGACTGCCACCTTCTTCGATGCGTGGATCAGCCATCCCGAGTGGCTCATCCTCGAACTGATAGCCGATGCCTGCCGCGACCAGCCGCGCTCCGCGGCCGCCAACTACTGCCGCGTGATGGGCTGCGCGGGCAACATCCTCACCTTGCGCGACGAGATCACCGGTGCACTCGTGCGCGTGACCGCCGACAGCGTGGTGAACGCCACCGGTGCCTGGCTCGACCGCAGCGCGGCCGTGCTCGGCGGCGCCGGCCCGCGCGTGATGGGCACCAAGGGCTCGCACCTCGTGCTCGACCATCCCGCGCTGCGCGACGCGCTCGACGGCCGCATGGCCTACTTCGAGGCGGTCGACGGGCGCGTGTGCATCGTCTATCCGTTCCTGGACCGCGTGCTGGTGGGCTCCACCGACATCCCGGTCGAAGACCCGGACCAGATCGTCACCGAGCCGGCCGAGGTCGACTACCTGATCGACGTGCTGCGCGAGGTCTTCCCGAACATGGCCTTTGGCCGCGGCGACGTGGTCTACACCTATGTCGGCGTGCGTCCGCTCGCGCGTTCGGAGGCCGACAAGCCGGGCCAGATCTCGCGCGACCACTCGGTGGTGGTCGATCCGCCGAACGCGACGCGCGACATCGCCATCGTCGGCCTCGTCGGCGGCAAGTGGACCACCTTCCGCTCGCTGGCCGAGGAAGCCACCGACGAAGTGCTGCAGCTGCTCGGCCGCTCGCGCACCGCATCGACCGCGCTGCTGCCCATCGGCGGCGGCGCGGAACTGCCGGCCGATGCGCCGGCGGCCGATCGCTTCGTCGAAAAGATGATGGCCGCCTCCGGCATGGACCGCACGCGCGCACTGACCCTGCTCGGCCGCTATGGCTCGAAGGCATTGCCGCTCGCGCAGCGCCTGGCGGCCTCGGGCGACGTGCCGCTGCAGCATGCGCCCGATTACTCGGCCGCCGAGCTCTCCTACCTGTGCCTGGAGACCGGCGTGGTGCACCTGGACGACCTCGTCATTCGCCGCACGCTGCTGGCCATTCGCGGCCTCGTCACCGATGCCGCGCTCGCCGAGATCGCGGGCGTGGCGGCCGAGGCGCTGGGCTGGGACGCCATCCACGCCCACAACGAGCTGTGCGCCTGCGCCACCGCGCTGCGCGAGCGGCACAACGTGCGCCTGCACCCGGTGGCGGCCGGCGAGGCACCTTCTTTCGATGCATCATTGATGGCCAGCTCAGTCCTCGGCCAAGCCTAA
- a CDS encoding FGGY family carbohydrate kinase, translating into MKSHILIGVDMGSSSLKALALETGSGRTVALSRMPLPHDRLPGGGCEVGAPAIRAALTRVLQDIARQLGPRAAEVRAMACTGHGAGLYALDAGNQLVGGRAVASTDQRADARARALAASHGAQLFEDVGCSPWPGQPTVIAAELLGADAVQRGELRRLLFAKDYLGFLLTGEIATDASDASTAGLVSLATGTWSRTALEASGIADLGARAFGPIVPSGTVIGKLLPAEAALCGLPAGIPVAMGAIDLLASMTAIRAEGRGRAVSVFGTWCVNAVIGPVMAPKPAVAAIVNFGRGNARLYMENSPSSMANIAWLAGALALPDARAVLDLAMAVPLGANGLRFLPFVNGGSGVTAGLVGLKSHHTRADMARAVVDAVAALHARHTARLAAGGLAVGQTTVLGGGASDARLVRLLAAFLGRPVERCADDETGARGAALYAAMSQGLDDAAQGSPLLAPCDAIEPDAREARAHADFNAGFNELIDSMSPVFAHVAESAK; encoded by the coding sequence ATGAAGTCACACATATTGATCGGCGTCGACATGGGCTCGAGCAGCCTGAAAGCGCTGGCCCTCGAAACCGGCAGCGGCCGTACCGTCGCCTTGTCCCGCATGCCCTTGCCGCACGACCGGCTGCCCGGCGGAGGCTGCGAGGTGGGTGCGCCCGCGATCCGCGCCGCGCTGACCCGGGTGCTGCAGGACATCGCCCGCCAGCTCGGCCCGCGCGCGGCCGAGGTTCGCGCCATGGCCTGCACCGGCCACGGCGCCGGTCTCTACGCGCTCGACGCCGGCAACCAGCTCGTGGGCGGACGCGCCGTCGCCTCCACCGACCAGCGCGCCGATGCCCGGGCGCGCGCGCTGGCCGCGAGCCACGGCGCGCAGTTGTTCGAGGACGTGGGCTGCAGCCCCTGGCCCGGACAGCCCACGGTGATCGCGGCCGAGTTGCTGGGTGCGGATGCCGTGCAGCGCGGCGAACTGCGCCGCCTGCTGTTCGCCAAGGACTACCTCGGCTTCCTCTTGACAGGCGAGATCGCCACCGACGCCAGCGATGCGAGCACCGCCGGCCTGGTGTCGCTTGCCACCGGCACCTGGTCGCGCACGGCCCTCGAGGCCTCGGGCATTGCGGACCTCGGCGCGCGCGCCTTCGGCCCTATCGTGCCGAGCGGCACCGTGATCGGAAAGCTCCTGCCCGCCGAGGCCGCGCTGTGCGGCCTGCCCGCGGGCATTCCGGTGGCGATGGGCGCCATCGACCTGCTCGCCTCGATGACCGCGATCCGCGCGGAAGGCCGCGGCCGCGCCGTATCGGTGTTCGGCACCTGGTGCGTGAATGCGGTCATCGGCCCGGTGATGGCGCCCAAGCCCGCCGTTGCCGCCATCGTGAATTTCGGCCGCGGCAACGCACGGCTCTACATGGAAAACAGCCCGTCTTCGATGGCCAACATCGCCTGGCTCGCTGGCGCGCTTGCGCTGCCCGATGCGCGTGCGGTGCTCGACCTGGCCATGGCGGTGCCGCTGGGCGCCAACGGCCTGCGCTTCCTGCCCTTCGTCAATGGCGGCAGCGGCGTGACGGCCGGCCTCGTGGGGCTCAAGAGCCATCACACGCGCGCCGACATGGCGCGCGCCGTGGTCGATGCCGTGGCGGCGCTGCATGCGCGGCACACGGCGCGACTGGCCGCGGGCGGCCTCGCCGTGGGCCAGACGACGGTGCTCGGCGGCGGCGCGAGCGATGCGCGCCTCGTGCGGCTGCTGGCAGCCTTTCTCGGGCGTCCGGTCGAGCGCTGCGCCGACGATGAGACCGGCGCGCGCGGCGCCGCGCTCTATGCCGCCATGTCGCAAGGGCTCGACGACGCAGCGCAGGGCAGCCCCCTGCTCGCGCCCTGCGACGCGATCGAACCCGATGCGCGGGAGGCACGCGCCCACGCGGACTTCAACGCCGGTTTCAACGAACTGATCGACAGCATGTCACCTGTATTCGCCCACGTTGCGGAAAGCGCGAAATGA
- the uvrA gene encoding excinuclease ABC subunit UvrA: MSGCPRTIAPLNSKAIEDFAERARDAELERDTYLGAVLAQQRISIRGARTHNLKNVDLDIPRNKLVVITGLSGSGKSSLAFDTLYAEGQRRYVESLSAYARQFLQLMDKPDVDVIEGLSPAISIEQKATSHNPRSTVGTVTEIHDYLRLLYARAGTPYCPEHHLPLQAQTVSQMVDATLAIPDEPRLMILAPVAREKKGEFLELFAEMQAAGYVRFRVDGQTYEYNDLPKLKKTEKHDIDVVIDRLRARPDMQQRLAESFEAALRLAEGRAIALELGTEGAPDKEHLFNAKFACPICHYSLSELEPRLFSFNSPVGACPSCDGLGHREVFDPARVVAFPSLSLASGAIKGWDRRNGYYFSMIESVAKHYKFDVDAPFESLPASVQQVLLQGSAAEEIKFNYTMESGNFAGKKLTKKHPFEGIIPNMARRYRETDSVMVREDLARFRNLQPCPDCGGSRLRPEARNVFLVDESARPADGGEPPRMAIFELSHLTLRDSLAWFQTLKLRGAKADIADKVVREIGLRLKFLNDVGLNYLSLDRSAETLSGGEAQRIRLASQIGSGLTGVMYVLDEPSIGLHQRDNDRLIGTLKHLRDIGNSVIVVEHDEDMIHAADHVIDMGPGAGIHGGRVMAQGSYAQVAANPDSLTGQYLSGAKKIEVPKRRTAWLPVVKKPAFNEGRKASRFPPSPAAERRAAREAAHLASQTDLQEIRVVGATGNNLQNVSVAFPVGLLTCVTGVSGSGKSTLVNDTLYTAVARTLYRAHEEPAAHESVEGIEYFDKVINVDQSPIGRTPRSNPATYTGLFTPIRELMAETNTARERGYGPGRFSFNVAGGRCEACQGDGVVKVEMHFLPDVYVPCEVCHGQRYNRETLEVLYKGRNIAQILEMTVETAHEFLKAVPTIERKLRTLLDVGLSYIKLGQSATTLSGGEAQRVKLALELSKRDTGRTLYILDEPTTGLHFADIELLLKVLHQLRDAGNTIVVIEHNLDVIKTADWLIDMGPEGGAGGGTVVGEGTPEDIAANEASHTGRYLKRLL, from the coding sequence ATGTCCGGTTGCCCTCGGACGATCGCCCCCTTGAATTCCAAAGCCATTGAAGACTTCGCGGAGCGCGCACGCGACGCGGAACTCGAACGTGACACCTACCTCGGCGCGGTGCTTGCGCAGCAGCGCATCAGCATCCGCGGTGCCCGCACCCACAACCTGAAGAACGTCGACCTCGACATCCCGCGCAACAAGCTGGTGGTGATCACCGGCCTGTCGGGCTCGGGCAAGTCGAGCCTGGCCTTCGACACGCTGTATGCCGAAGGCCAGCGGCGCTACGTGGAAAGCCTCTCGGCCTATGCGCGGCAGTTCCTGCAGCTCATGGACAAGCCCGATGTGGACGTGATCGAGGGCCTGTCGCCCGCCATCAGCATCGAGCAGAAGGCCACCAGCCACAACCCGCGCTCCACCGTGGGCACGGTGACCGAGATCCACGACTACCTGCGCCTGCTCTACGCCCGCGCCGGCACGCCCTACTGCCCCGAGCACCACCTGCCGCTGCAGGCGCAGACCGTGTCGCAAATGGTCGATGCCACGCTCGCGATCCCTGACGAGCCCCGCCTGATGATCCTGGCGCCGGTGGCGCGCGAGAAGAAGGGCGAGTTCCTCGAGCTCTTCGCCGAAATGCAGGCCGCGGGCTACGTGCGCTTTCGCGTCGACGGGCAAACGTACGAATACAACGACCTGCCGAAGCTCAAGAAGACCGAAAAGCACGACATCGACGTGGTGATCGACCGGCTGCGCGCGCGCCCCGACATGCAGCAGCGCCTGGCCGAGAGCTTCGAAGCGGCCCTGCGGCTGGCCGAAGGCCGCGCCATCGCGCTGGAGCTGGGCACCGAGGGCGCGCCCGACAAGGAGCACCTGTTCAACGCCAAGTTCGCCTGCCCGATCTGCCACTACTCGCTGTCGGAGCTGGAGCCGCGCCTCTTCTCGTTCAACTCGCCCGTGGGCGCCTGTCCGAGCTGCGACGGCCTCGGCCACCGCGAGGTGTTCGACCCGGCGCGCGTGGTGGCCTTCCCCTCTCTCTCGCTGGCCAGCGGCGCCATCAAGGGCTGGGACCGCCGCAACGGCTACTACTTCAGCATGATCGAGAGCGTTGCGAAGCACTACAAGTTCGACGTCGACGCGCCCTTCGAATCATTGCCCGCCTCGGTGCAGCAGGTGCTGCTGCAAGGCTCGGCGGCCGAGGAGATCAAGTTCAACTACACCATGGAATCGGGCAACTTCGCGGGCAAGAAGCTCACGAAGAAGCATCCCTTCGAGGGGATCATCCCGAACATGGCGCGGCGCTACCGCGAGACCGACTCGGTGATGGTGCGCGAAGACCTCGCGCGCTTTCGCAACCTGCAGCCGTGTCCCGACTGCGGCGGCTCGCGGCTGCGGCCCGAGGCGCGCAACGTGTTCCTGGTGGACGAATCGGCTCGGCCCGCGGATGGCGGCGAGCCGCCGCGCATGGCGATCTTCGAGCTCAGCCACCTAACCTTGCGCGATTCGCTGGCCTGGTTCCAGACGCTCAAGCTGCGCGGCGCCAAGGCCGACATCGCCGACAAGGTGGTGCGCGAGATCGGCCTGCGCCTGAAGTTCCTCAACGACGTGGGCCTGAACTACCTGAGCCTGGACCGCAGCGCCGAAACGCTCTCGGGCGGCGAGGCGCAGCGCATCCGGCTCGCCTCGCAGATCGGCTCGGGCCTGACGGGCGTGATGTACGTGCTCGACGAGCCCAGCATCGGCCTGCACCAGCGCGACAACGACCGGCTGATCGGCACGCTGAAGCACCTGCGCGACATCGGCAACAGCGTGATCGTGGTCGAGCACGACGAGGACATGATCCACGCCGCCGACCACGTGATCGACATGGGCCCCGGCGCGGGCATCCACGGCGGGCGCGTGATGGCGCAGGGCAGCTATGCCCAGGTGGCGGCCAACCCCGATTCGCTGACCGGCCAGTACCTTTCGGGCGCGAAGAAGATCGAAGTGCCGAAGCGCCGCACCGCGTGGCTGCCGGTCGTGAAGAAGCCCGCCTTCAACGAAGGCAGGAAGGCCTCGCGCTTTCCGCCGAGCCCCGCGGCCGAGCGGCGCGCCGCACGCGAAGCGGCGCACCTGGCCTCGCAGACCGACCTGCAGGAAATCCGCGTGGTCGGCGCCACCGGCAACAACCTGCAGAACGTGAGCGTGGCCTTCCCCGTCGGCCTGCTCACCTGCGTGACGGGCGTCTCGGGCTCGGGCAAGTCGACGCTGGTGAACGACACCCTCTACACCGCCGTGGCGCGCACGCTCTACCGCGCGCACGAGGAGCCGGCCGCGCATGAATCGGTCGAGGGCATCGAGTATTTCGACAAGGTCATCAACGTCGACCAGAGCCCCATCGGCCGCACGCCGCGCAGCAACCCGGCCACCTACACCGGCCTGTTCACGCCGATCCGCGAGCTGATGGCCGAGACCAACACCGCGCGCGAACGCGGCTACGGCCCGGGCCGCTTCAGCTTCAACGTGGCGGGCGGGCGCTGCGAGGCCTGCCAGGGCGACGGCGTGGTGAAGGTCGAGATGCACTTCCTGCCCGACGTGTACGTGCCCTGCGAGGTGTGCCACGGCCAGCGCTACAACCGCGAGACGCTCGAGGTTCTGTACAAGGGCAGGAACATCGCGCAGATCCTCGAGATGACGGTCGAGACCGCGCACGAGTTCCTGAAGGCCGTGCCGACCATCGAGCGCAAGCTGCGCACCCTGCTCGACGTGGGCCTCTCCTACATCAAGCTCGGCCAGTCGGCCACCACGCTGTCGGGCGGCGAGGCGCAGCGCGTGAAGCTGGCGCTGGAGCTCAGCAAGCGCGACACCGGCCGCACGCTCTACATCCTCGACGAGCCGACCACCGGCCTGCACTTTGCCGACATCGAACTGCTGCTCAAGGTGCTGCACCAGCTGCGCGACGCGGGCAACACCATCGTCGTGATCGAGCACAACCTGGACGTCATCAAGACGGCCGACTGGCTGATCGACATGGGCCCCGAGGGCGGCGCCGGCGGCGGCACGGTGGTGGGCGAAGGCACGCCGGAAGACATCGCGGCGAACGAGGCGAGCCACACGGGGCGCTACCTCAAGCGGCTGCTGTAG
- a CDS encoding sensor histidine kinase: MSLGSARRLHARLLEHFSRYRFASFWANVVLVVSIALLVVMAAFFSASDAGQETAALHLTHADWQVEDAPGFRAMPLAVDGEALPPAWQPVELPLALPIALLRQADGSTSTGETRITWLRLSTHGLPATPAPLALYGARIKTDGTIAVYANGRLVHRAQVQGPLWNSTRTPLWVLLNKASDGAPLNEILVRMEHTQSAQVAVSSLWLGPVEALEARHRMRQWLQQELPAMLSAAFMAVGVFALFVWFRRSHETGYLLFFNLATTSFLRSLHFYVGVPVANDWFAWLTVNSLFWLVAVVHFALRQLHGRRLKWLTCAVVAWTALTGVLTLPGLAILRNTPQVTPLIYIGAALMGVAVALVGGVSAWRRSGEGRLVAVGIGVCVLLGVSDWLLQNNFVSPEGWYLGAYTNAVTFSVFGVLMYRRYVSAIAEVERVNASLARRLEAREAELELSHRRLREVEKMQTISDERQRLMQDMHDGLGSSLISAIRSVEGGSMSDDKVSQMLKSCLDDLKLTIDSMEPLEDDLLLLLATLRYRLGPRLESSGVALQWEVQELPALDWLDPTSALHILRIVQESIANVLRHTRATGIRVGTERQASGVRVSIEDNGQGFDVEKAMAGAGGRGMQNQQRRAQAIGGAVSWRSGPQGTLFTLWLPLKRGERVA; the protein is encoded by the coding sequence ATGAGCCTCGGATCTGCGCGCCGGCTGCATGCGCGGCTGCTCGAACACTTCTCCAGATACCGCTTCGCATCGTTCTGGGCGAACGTGGTGCTCGTTGTCTCGATAGCGCTGCTGGTGGTCATGGCCGCCTTTTTCAGCGCATCCGACGCTGGACAGGAAACCGCGGCGCTGCACCTGACGCATGCCGACTGGCAGGTGGAAGATGCGCCCGGCTTCCGTGCGATGCCGCTTGCCGTGGACGGCGAGGCCCTGCCTCCCGCCTGGCAGCCGGTCGAGCTGCCGCTGGCCCTGCCCATCGCCTTGCTGCGCCAGGCCGATGGCAGCACATCGACGGGCGAAACCCGCATCACCTGGCTGCGGCTTTCCACGCACGGCCTGCCTGCCACGCCGGCGCCGCTCGCGCTGTATGGCGCGCGCATCAAGACGGACGGCACCATTGCGGTGTATGCCAATGGACGGCTGGTCCACCGTGCCCAGGTGCAGGGGCCGTTGTGGAACAGCACCCGCACGCCGCTGTGGGTCTTGCTGAACAAGGCGTCCGACGGCGCGCCGTTGAACGAGATCCTCGTGCGGATGGAACACACGCAAAGCGCGCAGGTGGCGGTTTCATCGCTGTGGCTCGGTCCCGTCGAAGCGCTGGAAGCCCGGCATCGGATGCGGCAGTGGCTCCAGCAGGAGCTGCCGGCCATGCTCAGCGCGGCCTTCATGGCCGTGGGCGTGTTCGCGCTGTTCGTGTGGTTCAGGCGCAGCCACGAGACCGGCTACCTGCTCTTCTTCAACCTGGCGACCACGTCCTTCCTGCGCAGCCTGCATTTCTATGTCGGCGTTCCGGTCGCCAACGACTGGTTCGCCTGGCTGACCGTCAACTCCCTGTTCTGGCTGGTCGCGGTGGTGCACTTCGCGCTGCGCCAGCTGCATGGCCGTCGGCTCAAATGGCTGACCTGCGCGGTGGTGGCATGGACGGCCCTGACCGGCGTGCTGACGCTGCCGGGGCTTGCGATATTGAGGAACACGCCGCAGGTGACGCCGTTGATCTACATCGGCGCGGCACTGATGGGTGTCGCCGTTGCGCTCGTGGGTGGTGTCAGCGCCTGGCGCCGGTCCGGCGAAGGCCGCCTGGTGGCCGTGGGCATCGGCGTGTGCGTGCTGCTGGGCGTGTCCGACTGGCTGCTGCAGAACAATTTCGTGAGCCCCGAGGGCTGGTACCTGGGCGCCTACACCAACGCGGTCACGTTCAGCGTCTTCGGGGTGCTGATGTACCGGCGCTACGTCAGTGCCATTGCCGAGGTGGAGCGGGTCAACGCCAGCCTGGCCCGGCGCCTCGAGGCCCGCGAAGCCGAGCTCGAGCTCAGCCATCGGCGGCTGCGCGAGGTCGAGAAGATGCAAACCATCAGTGACGAGCGCCAGCGCCTGATGCAGGACATGCACGACGGCCTGGGCTCTTCGCTGATCAGCGCCATCCGCTCCGTGGAAGGCGGCAGCATGAGCGACGACAAGGTTTCGCAAATGCTCAAGAGCTGCCTCGACGATCTCAAGCTCACCATCGATTCGATGGAGCCGCTCGAGGACGACCTGTTGCTGCTGCTGGCCACGCTGCGCTACCGGCTCGGGCCTCGGCTCGAGAGTTCGGGCGTGGCATTGCAATGGGAGGTGCAGGAGCTTCCGGCGCTGGACTGGCTCGACCCGACCAGCGCACTGCACATCCTGCGCATCGTGCAGGAGAGCATCGCCAACGTGTTGCGCCATACCCGCGCCACCGGGATCCGGGTGGGCACCGAGCGCCAAGCGTCGGGCGTGCGGGTGAGCATCGAGGACAACGGCCAGGGCTTCGACGTCGAGAAGGCCATGGCCGGCGCCGGCGGTCGCGGCATGCAGAACCAGCAGCGGCGGGCGCAGGCCATCGGGGGGGCGGTCTCGTGGCGCTCGGGGCCGCAGGGCACGCTGTTCACGCTCTGGCTGCCGCTCAAGCGTGGGGAGCGGGTGGCGTAG